In Bos indicus x Bos taurus breed Angus x Brahman F1 hybrid chromosome 23, Bos_hybrid_MaternalHap_v2.0, whole genome shotgun sequence, the genomic window AGTCAAACCTCCTCTTGGATGGCAGAAATCTACTAGAGATCCTCAAACCTAAAATGATATGAAAGCCTAAAGATCAGTCCTACAATAAATACTACTTGAGATGATTCAGAGGTCCGAATGGCTGTTAGAACCTCGTACAATGTTTAAGATCAGACTACAGCAGTGATTTCAACCATCAATGGCATTTTATTTTGGAAGTTTCTATGCATTCCATAGGTATTAACTTCCTTTCCCTCACCACTccctccttaaaaaaaactacaaagattaaaaatatatatataaactctctTACCTAATTTCTCTTAAGtcttagtttaaaaaaacttAAGTGGTGCTTCTCCTTTATGAGAATACTGCTTTTTTAAAGAGAACTCAGTCTGCCTTTATGCTCACTACAGATTTCTACTCCTTCCTGGAGAAAAAATGGTCAATGCGCCtgcttctttttaataaattcatttctcGATTATTACACATTATCATTCCCCACTTGACACCTTCTTAGAAACTTGATTGTTGGATGCATTTTTCATTTGGCAAAAATTCAAAGTGGCTTTGCGTGGGATGTCTAAGTGTCAGAAACAGCAGTGTTGATGTTCTGAgaggaaaaatatatacagagaTGCATACAATCCCTGGAAGAACAAATGCAAGAGACGAAATAGGGGGCGCACACAGTTAAGAAGGCTGATAGACACTACTTGGTTTTGAATTCTATGGCTGTCAGCCACTAAAGACTGCAGTGTAGGCCAGAATATAAATTTCTACAAGAGGTTGTTAGGCACTGCGAAATGACAGAGTTGGCTTCACTTTGTTTGAAGTACATAAAGCAGACACACACGAGAAGGAGCAGTGTGGGTCATGTGCAGTGAGCAGCTATCTGTGAAAGATCGTGTAAGAGCATTCTGCAAATGCTCAGTCAACGCAGGCActggggaagagaaaagaagcatCTGATCAAAATATACTTCCATCTCTAACTCACCCAAGACCCCAGGCCTCCTCAGTGCCTCAGATTTGCAAGGCCAAAATGAAGTTTAGAGTTATGAGTCATTCTAGGTCATCTGCAAACTGGTTTGTTGGGGCCATCTCCGAAGACCAGGGTGTGGCCGAGAGGGCAGCAAGTCTACCCGGAAGGGTATGCCTTAATGATCTTCACATCGTCCACGGGGCGGTCCTGGGAGTTTGTTTCCACCATTCCAACTCGATTCACCATGCCTATACCCTGACACACACGGCCAAAAATGGTATGCTTGCCATCAAGCCACTGGGTGGGagccagggtcacaaagaactggctGCCGTTGGTGTCAGGCCCTGCATTGGCCATCGCGAGAATTCCAGCCCCTGGTggcaaaaaggaagaggaaagagtatGAGTAACCCTGACACTCCAGCCTGGACCTGCTATACCAGCCTAGGGATAGAAAGAAGCCACACCAAGCACCCAACTGGACAATCTTGCCCTCAGGGCAGGCTCTCTACTCTCGCACAGAGACTGACAACTGGACTACCCCAATGGCCTCCTCTTCCTTGTTTTCACCTGAAGTGAAGCTGCCCAGTCATGtgcgattctttgcaatcccatggactatagcctaccagactcctccatccatggaattttccaggcaagagtactggagcgcgttgccatttccttctccaggggatcttcctgacccgaggatcaaacccaggtctccctcattgcaggcagacactttaccctctgagcccacagggaagccctgtcttcaCCTATTCCTCAGCTTATATCCATCATGATCCCTGCTAACTGCTGGACCAGGTTCTCAATTCCCCTCAAAAATCCAGGAAGGTCTCCTGCTTCTTTGCAGaatcttttgctttcttgcaaCATTCAACAAGCAGTGAGAACTGAGATCACTCAAGACCAGTGCTCTGAATCACTCAGGACTCTGAGAGGCGCCGCTTTCTCTAATCGGCCAGAGCTCTTCGGGGCGCTGCAGCTGGGCAGCTACATGGCACCACGCCATGGCGTCAGGCAGTCACCCTGAATCACTGCCAAAAGAGTGAGCTTTTAAAATCCACTCCCTCTTCCTACCCAGTCCAGCCAGATCGTACACTTACCTGTGAATTTCAAGTCTGGATGAAGTTCATCTTCAAACTGCTTGCCATAGATAGACGCACCACCTCGACCTGCCAGTTAGAAGATGGGAAACCAGTCAGTCAGTCTCACATCCCACCACACAACAAGAACTACGGTCCAGGGCCAAAAGATTGTTTGGAGTACGGGAAAGGAAGATCACCGTGCACACCCAGCCGCCCGCCAAGTACACTGCAACCACACAGCCCAGCAGCAGAATCAAGCACTGACACAGCACATTCAAATCACCAGTTTCATTTAGGTAGGACGTTTCTCTTCAAAATAacactggtttttttttcctgcttattaAAGTAATACATGTTCACtgtcaaaatacagaaaacataGATCATTATCAAAGGAATAGCAAATTCTCCTGAATCTAACAATCTACAATAACCACCATTCATGACTTGACGTGTTAAgagctttcttaattttttacatttttatgagtACTTCAGACAGGAGTGGTCTAAGACCTAAGCCTGTGCCCGTCACAGACATTGCTAATTAATCAGCATTTTTCCCTGCAGAGCTCAGATTGGCCTCTGAATCTGTACCCACCCACAACTCCAGACAGCTATTTTCAATGGATCAGAGATGGCATAAGAATTGAAACCTATTCACTATCCTTAACCTAGATGAAGGGGAAAAAGAATCATTTAAGTCAGATAACTAGCTTAAGGAGAAAAAGGGACAGTGCTAAGTGGCAATGtggcagaaaataataatattacagTAAGCAGAATTCTTTAAGAGGACAGGCCACATACTGTAAGTGAAGGAGGAGACAGgcagagctggactccatctcAGGCCAGGCTGCGAACATTAGGCTACACGCATGGTCACCCTCCcagtggactctgaactctgtgccCAGTGTCTATAAAAACGGCATACCAATGGAAAATCAGACCCCCGGATAAAAGAGCCTCAAGACTTGTACTTggactctccattgcctaaaagaatatgctaattatctctgtaacagaacaaagtggtaaattccattatgtttataGGGATATGACCACAGGGCTATTGATAAATATCCACTGTTTATCTAGTCTTGTGACACAtaaatcatgggttaactttgatcgtatctctcttttaccttgtccagactagtttcaaggaatttggggaggtgggtttgaacaagtacacttagggtatataaagttttcacaaaaactggtcggggtcctcggctaagaggagactctgccttgggcccgccggtgtaacaaactgcactccactatctgcattgtctttctgagtgagtttgtttcccggaacatgTGGCTACAACATAAGGAGGATATGAAGAAACATGGCACTGGGAACAATTTGCTGGTAACCACCACcacattatttatattattgataCAACAGTCCATACTCTTGCTATGCTGGGCACCCAGGTTTATtgttagaaaaaaatgatatattaaatAAGAATTTACCACAGGAAAAAATGTCCTAATAGGAGATAACTTTCCTAATTAATTATTTAGTCAACCATATGCCTTGTTGAACTATTTTGGCTTCtcggggctttcctgatagcttagctggtaaagaatccacctgcaatgcaggaaaccctggtccaattcctgggtttgggaagatctgctggagaagcgataggctacccactccagtactcttgggcttcccttgtggctcggctggtaaagaatctgtctgcaatgtgggaggtctgggttcaatccctgggttgggaagatctcctggagaagaaaaaggctacccactccagtattctggcctggagaatcccatggactgtacagtcctggggtcacaaagagtcttacatgactgagtgactttcactttcaagttgaCCAGTCAAGACAAAACATCCTGAAACAAAGTGAACAGTGGATTTTACCAGCTTATTCTGCTTGCCTGGCAGCCAGGAAACTGGCCAGAGGCAGGGAGCTCACTTTCTTTTACAGCCTGCTGTGAAAGTAGCATGTTAAAGCACCATGTCCACCCCCAGAGAGCCCTGGGCCCTGCTAAGATGTttccatggtaaaaaaaaaaaaaatcctttgcttTATCTTTTAGGATGCTCCACCACAGGGAGCCTGTCACAGCCCCTGGTTCAGGAAGGAAACACTGTTCTCATGTAAAGAGGCATGGGGGTGAATCTTAACAGAGTTGGGGAAACCTCCCACCTGGCCCAGGCTACCTAAGCTTCTGGAAAATTACTGAGCTACCAAACTATGTAAAAATTCATTCCAAAAATCCCATCTTGTCAGTATACCTCCAAACAGCATTTATATAACCAATACATTCCCTCTGACTACAGGGTCAAGGTTCCTGCTTGAGCCTGGGGTGAAGGTAGGGGGGTTAGCTGCAGGGCTAGggctgaagatgaaagaggagaaacaggGCTATGGGGACAAATCCAGGTCAAGCCCTACCCCCAGGGCTTGAATGAGCAAGCTGAGGGTGAAGTTCAGCAGCTCGGAAGTATGATCTCTGCAAGTCAAGGACTGCCAGAGCCTCGTAGATGAAGCCTGGAGTTTAAGCAACCAGGAGATGAGAAGAAAGGGCCTAGAGGCCCCTTTTTACTCACTAGGCATAGTTTGACCAGTACATAGTTTGACAAGTACTTCGGGCCATGAAGACAGTTTAGTCATAATGTTATCTTTTCATAacttaattcagttcagtagGGTTTGCAGCAAaatgtcagaaagacaaataattcCAATCAAAGCATTCCTTTGGGCATGTGGAATAGGGCAGAGACGGTAGGAGGACAGGAGTAATTAAAGAGTTGTCTGGTGCAAGAGCACAACAGGTCAATGATCACAAACAAAGCCAACAACTAGGAAGCTCTGCGGTCAAAATGCACTGTGGGCTCCTCTGGCACAAGCACAGGCCTGTTTCCACACTCTACTCTCCAAGTTCTTTCACTCTTCAGTCCTCTCTTTCACATATTTActcaaaatatgtaatatttcagACATAATACAGAGAGTAATATGACAAACAACTGTGCACCCTCCTCTCAAGGAATAAAAGTGTGCAGGAactcccctggaggtccagtggctagactcctcactcccaatgcaggaggcacaggttcaaatccctgttcagggaactagatccccacATTTGAGAATGTGCAATTGAGggtttgcatgccgcaactaagacctggtgtagccaaataaataaaaagaaaaagaaaaaagaaagaaaatacggGAGTctgatagggacagagtaaagggacaaagtaggtgattaagTAATTAACCCCATTAGGGGACTCTAAGTAGAACATGGGAGACCCCTGCAAGTTAACGATAAAGAGCAGGCTTGCTTAGAAGCATGAGACCTGCCCCCAAACAACAGTGGCATTagccccacatcctgcccagtaaTCTCAGTAAGTTAATGAGCCCCAGGACATGCTCTCTGTACACATAAAATGCACAGTAATTTGTGGACCTAACTTGACCATATAGGGATGAAAAACTTTCCTATgcaacctggaggaggaactgatgaTAGAAACATAACGTCTactcagaaaagacaaaaaaagttcTTCCCCTGGCTCCCcgcttttcctttgattataaaactgtagcctaGCAAGTTCTCAGGACGTGGCAACCCCTCGCCTGCCCACCTGTAAACCACACAAGcgtcctattctaataaatcacttatcTATATCtctttgcctctcactgaattctttccatGCTGAGATGTAAAGAACTGTGGTACTGGGAACTCTTTGGAACTTCCTGAAATGACACCAGACGGTTTCAGACCCAAAGACCCCAAgcacaccccccccaccccatttcccTCTCTCAACTCCGCTATTCCCCAAGAGCTAACAAGGGCTGTGGGCTCACTTTCCTCTCAGATACTATTCTGACCAGGAATTTGTAATTtctgtgcattttcttttctactaCATATTGTCTGCATCCCTAAACAAGGATACTGTTGTTTGCATGCTCTTAAGTTTATATAaatgtgctatgctaagtcgctcagccatgtccgaccctgtgcgaccccatggactgtagcccaccaggctcctctgtccatgggattctccaggcaagaatactggagtgggttgccatttccttctccaatactttatatattcttCTGCAATTAGCTTTTTTTGGCTCACACTGTAAGTGATATTCATCCATTTTGTTCCAGGCAGCTCTGATTACACTGCAATCTTATCTTTTCTCATGGCGATGGATATTTAGGATCTTGCCCATGTTTTTGCTATCATAAACTATGCTGCAATAACCATTCTTCTACTGTCTCCCGAACACAAGTACAGGAGTGTTCAGGGATGATACCTCACTGGGGGACGTGCAGGCTCACAGGTTATGAGCGTTTCACCGTTACTACATTTCCCCAACTATCTTGTCAGATGTGGCCCCAATGTGCACCACCCCCTAGTGCTCTCACTCTCACTGCCTGAGGTCCTTTTGCCAGGCTTTCTAATGTGTGTCAGCTCTCGTGTTTTAAACTGCGTTTCCCTGGAGCTATGCAAAATTTCATGTTTAGTGGTTATTTAGCTTTCCTCCTCTGTCAATAGCCACATTTCAACTGAGTGGTCTG contains:
- the PPIL1 gene encoding peptidyl-prolyl cis-trans isomerase-like 1, with protein sequence MAAIPPDSWQPPNVYLETSMGIIVLELYWKHAPKTCKNFAELARRGYYNGTKFHRIIKDFMIQGGDPTGTGRGGASIYGKQFEDELHPDLKFTGAGILAMANAGPDTNGSQFFVTLAPTQWLDGKHTIFGRVCQGIGMVNRVGMVETNSQDRPVDDVKIIKAYPSG